The DNA window cccagaagcaccccccaaaaccccttttacaccccaaagccccccccccccaaacacacaagCACCCCCACTCCCAGCCCCCCCTCACCTCAGGATCCACCCCAACCCATAAGCACCCCCCCAAACCCAGAAgaaccccccccaaccccacaagCACCCCCCAAAGCCCTCCCgcaccccaaccccaccccaggccccccccaaaccccctttccctccccctctcccagcccccccctcacctcagggttccccccccccaatccctaTGGCTGCCCCTCCCCCAACGCTAACCGCGGTCGCTGTCGCCCATCCCGCGTTGCCGGGGGGGCTCCGGCCTCTCGGACcgaccgacccccccccccccgccgccgccgccaccgccgccgcccccccccgggctcGGCCTGCTCCGGGCGCCGCCGCCTGCGGGCCCCACCGCCCCACAATGCCCCGCGCGGCTCCCGGCATCCCCCGCgccacccctcccctccccgccgtgcCCGcttccaagatggcggcggcgccTTCAGCCACTTCCGCCCCGTCTTCTTCCCGGCTTCCTTTCCCGCCACGGGCGAGAGCTCGCGAGAGCTCGCGGGAAAAGGGGCGGGGCCGCGGTGCCACGTCGGGCCCGGAGCAGGAGGGAACGGAGCGCGCGGACGGTGAGGACCCTTCCCGGGGCATAGAGAGGGGGATAGaagggccccgccgccggccgctctgccgccccccccgccccttcacTCTATGGCCGGGCCCACCGCCCTCTCTACGGCCCTTCCCGCCGGTTTCCGTGCGGTGGCCGCTCCGGCCGCTTCTTCCCCCTCTCTATGGTGCCCCTGGGGCGCCGCTCTGCACCCTCAGCCCTTCGTCTCTGTGGTGGGGTCGCTCTGGCTCCGCTTCGTCTCTATCGTGTGGCCCCTTAGGACCGCTCTAGCCCCCCGTCCCGCCACTCTGGGATCCGTCTCTATGGTCGGTCCTATGGGTGCTTTTGGGGCTTGTCTGGGCACTCATCGCTTCGTCTCTATGGTAGAGTTAGTTGGCGCCGCTCTATCTCCTCTTCAGCTCTATGGTGTGGCCCGTTGGGGCCGCTCTAGCCCCCCGTCCCACCACTCTGGGCTCTGTCTCTATGGTCTGTCCCTTGGGAGCCATTGGGGCTTGTCTGGACACTCATCCCTTCATCTCTATGGTAGGGTTGGTTGGTGTCTCTCTGTCTCCACTTAATCTCTATGGTATGGCCCATTAGGGCCACTATAGCCCCCCATGTCACCACTCTATGGCAGAACTGAGGGTGCGTCTCTGGGCTCTGTCTCTATGgtctccccccccaccttcccccccacctctgGGAGCCGTTGGGGTTTGTCTGGACACTCATTCCTTCAACTCTATGGTAGAGTCAGTTGGTGCCACTCTGTCTCCTCTTCATCTCTATGGTATGACTTATTGGGGCCGCTCTAGCCCCCCATCCCACCACTCTATGGCACAACCAAGGGCGCCACTCTGGGCTCTGTCTCTATGGTCTCTCCCACGACCACCCTTAGGAGCCGTTGGGGCTTGTCTGGGCGCTCATCCCTTTGTCTCTGTGGTAGGAGCCATTGGTTGACCCGTCTCCCCTCACCGGGGCAATGGCGGCGGCCGCCCGGACACGAGGACTCGGCGCTGCCCTCACCGCCGCCATTGCCGTGCTGGCCCTCTGCCTGTTGCCAGCCCCCACCGCCTCGCACGAGGGTGGCCACTCGCACGAGGACCTGCACCACGGCCACAGCCACTCACACGAGGGCATGTACCACGGGCATCACGGCCACTCGCACGAGGACCTGCACCACGGCCACTCGCACGAGGGCATGTACCACGGCCACGGCCACTCGCACGAGGACATGTACCACGGGCACGGCCACTCGCACGAGGGCATGTACCATGGCCATCATGGCCACTCGCACGAGGACCTCCACCACGGCCACAGCCACGCACACGAGGGCTTGCACCACGGCCACTCGCACGAGGACATGTACCACGGCCACTCGCACGAGGGCTTGTACCACGGGCACCACGGCCACTCGCACGAGGACGCCCACCGCCCCTCGCACGAGCGTTTGCCCCCAGATCCCCCCAAACCGCCACCCCCGCGGAAGGACACGGTGACGCTGTGGATGCACGTGagtgtccccacccccccccccccccaccaaagaCCCCTTGGGGATgttgtggggggggagggggagtggCACCCTGtgacccacccaccccacccccccccgtcCTGCGTGTCCCCTCGCAGACGATGGCGGCCACCTTGGTGATCAGCGCCGCCCCGTACCTCGTCCTCTTCCTCATCCCGGTGGAGTCCAACGCCCCCCGGCACCAGGGGCTCCTCAAGCTGCTCCTCAGCTTTGCggcgggggggctgctgggggacgCCTTCCTCCACCTCATCCCCCACGCCCTGGGTGAGTGTCCCTTTCTGCATTGTcgccgtgtccccgtccccgtccccccccccccggccaccttGGGGACAGCGGGGAAGTGGTGGCGCTCACCCTCCTGTcctttgtgtccccccccgcagccccccacgcgCATCACGGCGAGGGCGGTCCCGCGCACGCCCAGCCGGGTGGCCACGGCCACTCGCACCACGGTAAGGACACTTAgagggggtggagggtggggggggcggggggtgaccgtggggacaaggaggggacagTGCCACCGCTCACGGTGTCCCCCTGGCCCAGGCCAGGAGCACGGCCGCATGCTGACAGTGGGGATGTGGGTGCTGGCTGGCATCGTGGCCTTCCTGGTGGTGGAGACCTTCGTGAGACACGCCAAAGGTGGCCACGGCCACAGCCATGGCCACGGTAGGTGACATCTccgcgggggggtgcggggggggggacactgagccccccccccaccacctcgttgtccccctccccaggggtcAAGGCCAAGAGCAGCTCCAGCGAAGGTgaggaggagccgggggcggcggggcggcggggggagaggaCGGCCACCAAGGGCCACCGCGGCAAGAGCCGGCCGGCGGGGAAGGCCACCGAGGAGTCGGGTATGGGGACGCGGGGAcaccgaggcggggggggggcacgtgACAAGGACTGGGGAGGACcctgatggggacagggacagtggggatgggatgggggacagggatAGGGGGGCAAGAGGGACCCCAATGGGGACAAGGACACTGGGGGGGGTGACGAGAACTGGGGGGGGACCccaatggggacagggacactgggagggggGACAAGGACTGGGGGAGGACcctgatggggacagggacagtggggatgggatgggggatggggacaggggggcaaGAGGGACCCTGATGGGGATGGAGACACTGGGggtgggacaggggacagggaggggggggcAAGAGGGACACCAGTGGGGACAAGGACACTGCGAGGGGTGACAAGGACTGGGGAGGGCCGCGATGGGGACAGGGGCAGTGGGagtgggacaggggacagggatgggggggcaAGAGGGACccggatggggacagggacactgcgggggggggcgggggggcgggggaaggggatcCTTCCAGGGACAAGGACAGGAGGACAAGAGGGACCCCAGTGGGGACAAGGACACGCAGGGTGacaagggctgggggggggggacaccaatGGGACAGGGACAATGGTGGGGAGGTGACAAGGACTGTAGGGGGGCCccagtggggacggggacactggagggggggtgacagggactaaaggggacatggggaccccagtggggacagggacactggaGGGGGGGTGACAGAGACTGGAGGGGACCCCAGTGGGGACAGGGCCACTGAGGGGGGTGACAGGGACTGGAGGGGACcccagtggggatggggacactggaggggggtgacagggactaaaggggacacggggaccccagtggggacagggactaaagggacatggggaccccagtggggacagggacactggaGAGGAGGTGACAGAGACTGGAGGGGACCccagtggggacggggacactggAGGGGGGGTGACAGAGACGGGAGGGGACAAGGGCCATCTCCAGGGCCACTGGAGCGGGGGCCATCTGGGAGCCTGATGGGGGACAGGCACCCCGTGGGGcaagggacaggaggggacagtgGGACCCCACGGGGACactgggacagggaggggggtgACAGGGAAGGTGACGTCCCCC is part of the Rissa tridactyla isolate bRisTri1 chromosome 27, bRisTri1.patW.cur.20221130, whole genome shotgun sequence genome and encodes:
- the SLC39A7 gene encoding LOW QUALITY PROTEIN: zinc transporter SLC39A7 (The sequence of the model RefSeq protein was modified relative to this genomic sequence to represent the inferred CDS: deleted 1 base in 1 codon), yielding MAAAARTRGLGAALTAAIAVLALCLLPAPTASHEGGHSHEDLHHGHSHSHEGMYHGHHGHSHEDLHHGHSHEGMYHGHGHSHEDMYHGHGHSHEGMYHGHHGHSHEDLHHGHSHAHEGLHHGHSHEDMYHGHSHEGLYHGHHGHSHEDAHRPSHERLPPDPPKPPPPRKDTVTLWMHTMAATLVISAAPYLVLFLIPVESNAPRHQGLLKLLLSFAAGGLLGDAFLHLIPHALAPHAHHGEGGPAHAQPGGHGHSHHGQEHGRMLTVGMWVLAGIVAFLVVETFVRHAKGGHGHSHGHGVKAKSSSSEGEEEPGAAGRRGERTATKGHRGKSRPAGKATEESAMEVSGYLNLAADVAHNFTDGLAIGASFLAGTGLGTVTAVTVLLHELPHEVGDFAILVQSGCSKRKAMRLQLVTALGAVAGAACSLLAEGAGEAAMLGVLPFTAGGFIYVGTVTVLPELLRDAGPLQSLLQLLGLLAGVAMMVAIAHYE